A region of the Paenibacillus sp. J23TS9 genome:
TGGGTCTGCCAGCCCGCACAACAGAAGAAGGCGTGAATAGCCTCATTCTGGCGATCCGCAAGATGAATAAAACGCTGGGAATCGAGGAATCGTTCCAGGAGCTGGGCTTCGATGCCAAGGATTTTGAAGCACGCGTCGATTATTTGGCGGATCGCGCATTCGAAGATCAGTGCACGACGGCCAATCCTAAGCTTCCGCTTGTAACAGAACTGGCAGAAGTATATCGGGATGCCTTCTACGGTCGCTTCGAGAATTAACATGGACAGAAAATGATGGGAACTGTGACAAGTATCACGCGCAAAGTGATATTTGTCACAGTCATTTTCAGAAAAAACCAGTAAACTGAACTTGTAAAAAGAACATCGCATATGAAGCGGAAGCTGCATAAAGGCGCAGGGCATTAGGCATAAATAAAGCGATATTTGTGAAAATAGTCACAATACTTTAGTCCTAACAGCGGATTCATGCGGGTTCAGGAGATGTGAGATTTCCTTCAAGCTCATGGTCTCTATTAAATAAAAAGATGGAGGGATTCAGATGTCGGTGCTAGAAAAAGATGTTCAAAACATGCAATCGGGCTGGAAAGGTTTTAAGAAGGGAAAATGGACGAAGGCAGTAAATGTGAATGACTTTATTGAAAGCAACATCAATCCATACGAAGGCAATGAAGAGTTTCTGGCGGGTCCTACGAATAACACGACCGAGCTTTGGAAGATCGTTTCTGATCTTACCAAAAAAGAACGGGATAACGGCGGTGTGCTTGATGTTGACGTGAACACGGTTTCGACGATTGTTTCTCATCAGCCGGGGTACCTCGACAAGGACAAAGAGCAGATCGTCGGCGTACAAACCGATGCCCCATTCAAGCGTTCCATTCAACCTTTCGGCGGAATCCGCATGATGATTGATGCTTGCAAGGCGTATGGCTTTGAACTTCCCGAAGAAATGATTAAGACATTTACGGATATCCGCAAAACGCACAACCAAGGTGTGTTTGATGCATATACAACAGATATGCGAGCTGCTCGTAAGGCAGGCATTATCACGGGTCTTCCCGATGCATACGGCCGCGGCCGGATTATTGGCGATTACCGCCGCGTATCTCTTTATGGAGTAGATTTTCTGATAAAAGAGAAAAAGCAGGAGCTTATGGAGCTGGAAGTCGATGTCATCGATGAAGATGTGATTCGACTGCGTGAGGAATTATCTGAACAAATTCGTGCTCTTGGCGAGCTGAAGCAAATGGCTGCCATGCATGGATATGATATTTCCAAGCCGGCGCAAAATGCCAAAGAGGCCTTCCAATGGCTTTACTTCGGTTATTTAGCAGCTATTAAGGAACAGAACGGTGCGGCTATGTCGCTTGGACGCGTTTCCTCGTTCCTCGATATCTATATTGAACGGGATTTGGCGGAAGGCGTACTTTCGGAAGATCAGGCGCAGGAGCTTGTAGACCATTTTGTTATGAAGCTCAGAATTGTAAAATTCCTGCGTACGCCTGATTATAATGAACTATTTAGTGGTGACCCAACCTGGGTTACTGAATCGATCGGCGGCATGTCTTCGAACGGCCAAACCCGTGTGACGAAGAACAGCTTCCGTTTCCTGCACACCCTGTATAACCTGGGACCTGCGCCGGAACCAAACTTGACCGTGCTTTGGTCCGAACAACTGCCTGAAGGTTTCAAAAAATACTGCTCGAAGGTATCGATCGAGACCAGCTCGATTCAATATGAGAATGATGACCTGATGCGTCCGATCTATGGCGACGATTATGGTATTGCCTGCTGTGTATCCGCGATGCGTATCGGTAAGCAGATGCAGTTCTTCGGTGCCCGCGCGAATCTGGCCAAGTGCTTACTGTATGCCATTAACGGTGGTATTGATGAGAAGTCCGGTGATCAGGTTGGTCCGGAATATCCGACCATTACAGCTGAAGTGCTGGAATACGATGAGGTCATCAAACGCTTTAAACCAATGATGGAATGGCTCGCCAAGCTGTACATGAACACACTGAATGTCATTCATTTTATGCATGATAAATATTCCTACGAACGTATTGAAATGGCGCTCCATGACCGTGATATTCTGCGCACGATGGCCTGCGGCATCGCCGGCTTGTCGGTAGCAGCCGACTCGCTGAGTGCCATCAAATTCGCCAAGGTAAAACCAGTGCGTAACGAAAAGGGTATAGCGGTCGACTTTGAAATCGAAGGTGAATATCCTTGCTACGGAAACAATGATGACCGCGTAGACAGCATAGCCGTTGAATTGGTAGAGACCTTCATGAGCATGATCCGTAAGCACAAAGCGTACCGTAACGCCATGCCGACCCAATCGGTTCTGACCATTACGTCTAATGTGGTGTACGGCAAAAAGACAGGGACAACACCGGATGGACGCAAAGCGGGAGAACCGTTTGCCCCTGGCGCCAACCCAATGCATGGACGTGACAAGAAGGGAGCGCTCGCTTCCCTCAGTTCGGTTGCCAAACTTCCTTATGAGGATAGTCTTGACGGCATTTCGAATACTTTCTCGATCGTGCCTAAAGCTCTCGGCAAGGAACCGGAGGTTCGTAAATCGAATCTGGTTGCCATGCTGGATGGGTATTTCGGAAGCAAGGCGCATCATCTGAACGTCAACGTCTTTGACCGCGAACAGCTGATTGATGCGATGGATCATCCGGAAAATTATCCGCAGCTGACCATCCGTGTATCGGGTTATGCCGTTAACTTTGTGAAGCTGACACGGGAACAGCAGCTGGATGTCATCAACCGTACATTCCACGGTTCGATGTAATGACTGGATGTTTATATACTAAATTTTAAAGAGAAGCGGATGCGGAAAGGGTGACTTCATATGATCAAGGGACATATCCATTCCATGGAGACCTTTGGAACAGTAGACGGACCGGGCATCCGCTTTGTCCTTTTTATGCAAGGCTGCTTGCTGAAATGCGAGTACTGCCATAACCCGGATACCTGGGCACTGAATGAGGGCAAAGAGATGACGGTCGAGGATGCTTTAGCCGAAATTGAGCCTTATTTGAACTATTACCGTTCCTCGGGAGGCGGGCTAACGGTTTCCGGTGGGGAACCCACGTTACAATCGCATTTTGTAGCGGAGTTATTTAAGGAAGTGAAGAACCGCTGGAATCTGCATACCACGCTCGACAGCAACGGCTTTAACGAGGCGGAGCGGATACATCAGCTGCTTGAAGTGACAGATCTCGTGCTGCTGGATATTAAGCATATCGATGATGAGAAGCATATTAAGCTGACGGGCAAGTCCAACGAGCGTACGCTTCGTACCGCGCAGTGGTTATCGGATCATGGTCGTAAAATGTGGATCCGGCATGTGTACGTTCCTGGTATTCACGACCAGGAAGAAGATCTGATCAATCTGGGCAGATTTATCGGCACCCTAAAAGGTGTGGAAAAATTCGAGATCCTGCCCTATCATCAAATGGGAATTTACAAATGGGAGGCTCTTGGCAAAGAGTACCCGTTACAGGGTGTACCGAGCCCCACAGAAGAAGAAGTACAGCGGGCATACCGTTTAATAGAAGAGGGACGAAAGCAGACTGCTGCCGTGTCGTAAGATTTAAAAAGAGCTCTTTTCCGCAGCCGGGAAAAGGGTTCTTTTTTCATGTGGAAATTCTCCGATGCCCCTAGCGGCCATTGGCTGTAAAAAACAATTTTTATGATGCAGATTCACTTCGATCTGTGTATGCCGAATGTCGTTCTTTTGAAAATTAGTAGAGGATTTTATCCCCTAATTAGCAGATTATTACACTAACGATAGTGTATACTCATTCTTATAATGAGAATTGTAAGATGTTTCGAGGGGGATCAACAATGAAGATAAAGAGAAGTTTGATTCTTTTGATGTCGTTTTGCATGGTATCTTCACTTCTGTTGTCAGCCTGTGAAAACACACAAACAAATGTAAACGCATCCACCACTGCCAAAACCAAAGACGAAGAGTCGCATAAAGCGGAACCTTTTGAATTGACACTCCGTCATACCCAGATTGGTAAAGATAAGGAAAAACGCTTTGCCATTTTGAATGATGTGGTGAAAAAGGTGGAAAGCGAAGTGGAAGGATTGACATTCAGACTGGATGGCGTTGAATCGGATGTGAACCGCAAAGAAAAGCTGCGCGGCGAGATGGCCGCAGGTAATCCTCCGGATATATTTGACCTGTTTGGCAGTCCGGACTCCAAAATATACGCCAAAGAAGGCAAACTACTGGATCTGACACCCATTATTGAAGAGCTTGGCATCAAGGACAAATTCTCTTCTCTGGAACCATTTACTTACGAAGGCGAGGTTTATGGGCTTCCGATTGGCGGGTCGGCTGAAGGCTTCTTCTATAATAAAGAGTATTTCAATAAAAAAGGCTGGAAGCCGCCAACCACATTTGCCGAGCTTGAACAAATGCTGGCCGAAATCAAGGCAGACGGCAGAGTGCCGATTGCCGCTGCTTCCAAAGACGGCTGGGTACCATTGATGCTCACCAATCACCTGTGGTCGCGTTATGCGGGTCCGGATATTACAGCCAAATTCGCTTCAGGCGAAGCTAAATGGACGGATCCGAATGTCATTAAGGCATTTGCGAAGCATCAGGAATGGGAGAATAAGGGCTATTTTAAAAAGGGTGAGCTTGGTTATGAATATCCCGAATATACGACCCAATTTACGGACGGCACGGCCATACTGATGTACGACGGCACATGGAAATCCTCCGTATTCAAAAAAGGGGAGTCTGGTGCGGCCATGGTCGGCAAGGTCGGATTTTTCAATCTTCCACCTTTGGAGGGAGGTGTCGGTGACCAAGCATCGCTGATGTTCAATGTCAACAACGGCTATGGTTTTTCGGCTGCAGTAGCCAAAGATCCGCGCAAGCTTGAAGCTGTGAAATCCTTTATCAAAAATATGTTCAATGAAGATATGCAAATCCGCGGACTGGTCGAAGACGGTGTTCTGCCTGCCATGAATCTCGATGTTTCGGTACTTGCTTCGAGCCTCAACGATACCCTGATGAAGGAGATCGTGGATGTGCTGGAAAATGCCCATACAAAGTTTGCGGCGTTCGATTCCCTGATCCAAACGGATGTGACCTCTGAAATCAGCAATGTCCAAATTCAAAAGCTCATCAGCAATCAAACGACACCGAAAAAAATGGCTGAAGCCCTGCAGAAAGTACAGAATGAAGCCAATGCTTTAGCAGAATAAGTGAAAATCTAAAAACATCGAAAATGCCGCAGCAGGCGTTACAGGAAAAAGATTGGAAGAGTGCCTATGAATTTGCGCATCAAATTATTTACGGCATTTGTGGTATTAATCATTGTTCCTCTCTGCATATTGGGTGTTGTCACCTATATTGTCTCTTCGCATTCTATTGAGGAAAAATACAGCCGTCAGACGGAATATTCTCTAAAAGCGATAAGCTATAGCATCAGTACCGTGCTGAAGCAGATGGATAATGTCACGGACAACGGAATTGCCACTTCAGTATTTCACATGGCCCTTGCTGCCAAGGATCCTACCAAGCAGGATTTGAATGCTGAACAGCTGAGTCTGAATAACAGCCAGCGGAACTTTCGGAGTCTGCTCTACAATCATCCGGCAATCAGCTATGCTTTCCTCTATAATCTGAACGGATCAGGCAAAAACAGTAATGTATCGATCTTCACCAAGGAAAATTTCACAACCATGCCCTTTGAGGATTTCAAAAAACAACCGTTATACAAAGAGGTAATGGATCTCAACGGTGTGCCCAAATGGATTGCGCCGCATGAGTATCCTGAACTAACGGGGACTGAGCCGGTTTTCACACAAATTCGGTTGATCAAAGAGCTTAGCTATTTTAAAAATATCGGTATTTTGGTGGTCCAAATCAAAAACTGGGATATAGAATCGATCTTCCATAACCTGTCTCCAACCCAAAGCATGCAATCTACAGAATTTATGCTGGTGAATGATGATGGTCTAATTCTTTATGATCCGAATAAAGCATTTGAAGGACAGCAGCTCAGCACAGTTATGAAAAAACCGGTGAAGTTTGGAAGCGGATATCAAAGCTTCAAGACAGATTTCCATGATGAGAAGAGCATTGTTTCCATATATCATCTTAAGGATTACTCATGGAATCTGGTATCGGTCACCTCCTGGAAATCACTTTCAAAGGAAACCCTTGTGTTTGCCCAGTGGTTTATCGGTATCACTTTGCTGTGCCTGCTCGCTGCGATCACCTTCAATATGGTGTTCATGAGACGGATTACAGGATCCATCGCAGTCATTGTCCGTTTCATGAGAAAGGTGGAGGGCGGAGATTTCAACGTCCGTGTCGAGGACCGCGGAAAAGATGAGCTTCATATTCTGGCCAAAGGCTTCAATGATCTGGTGGATCAAATCAACAGCCTGTTCAAACAGATCAACACCAAGCAGAAGCAGAAGACCCAGGCCGAGCTTCGGGTGCTTCAAGCCCAGATCAAACCGCATTTCTTGTTTAATACACTGGAATCCATTAATGTACTGGCTATTCAGAATGAAGGAGTCAAGGTCAGCGAAATGGTGCATAGGCTGGGTAGCATCTTACGGATTAGCATTCAAGACAAGGAGGAAATCCCCCTGGATCAGGAAATTGAACATCTGCAGAGCTACCTAGAAATACAGAAATTCCGGTTTGATGACTTGTTTGATTATGAAATCGACATACCGCCTGAGCTGAGGAGACGGAGCGTGTTGAAGCTGACGCTGCAACCGCTCGTGGAAAATTGCATTCAGCACGGTTTCGAAGGCATCGCATACACGGGGCATATTCATATTTCCTGCTGGGCGGATCAGGGACGCATTATTTTGCAGGTTCAAGACAACGGAATTGGCATGGAACCGAACCAGCTTCTGAAGTTCCAATATATGAAGACAGACAAGGAAGATGTGGCTGACAGAAAAGACCAGGTCAGATATCTTTATGAGGAAAGACGGGGTTTGGGTGTACGGAGCGTGGCTGACCGGATCAGAATTCACTACGGGGAGCAGTATGGACTTTTTATATGTTCATCGCATCTGACTGGAACGATTATTCAGTGTGTTATTCCTGATGCTGAATGGAGGGATTGGAATGATTCTTAAAGTGCTGCTGGTGGATGATGAGGCTCCGATACTTAATAATCTGAAGAGCATCATTCCCTGGAAAGAAATGAATATGCAGGTGCTTACGGCCAGAAGCGGGCAGGAGGCGTTGGGACTTTTTGAAATCCATAATCCGGATATTATTTTATGTGATATCCGGATGCCCGTGATGGATGGTTTGACCTTGGTCGGCCAGCTTAGGGACAAAGGATCTATGGCTGAGATCATTTTGCTGACGGGATACCAGGAGTTTGAATATGCAAAAGCCGGAATTAAGTATAAAGTCCGCGATTATATCTGCAAGCCAATACATTACAAAGAGTTGGAAAATAATATCCGCGCTATTGGTGAACAGATTGTACAGAACCGGCTTAAGGATCCTTTCCGGCAGACCGTATCCAGAATCCAGGAAAATGAGGACGATCAAATTGTCCGGAAAAATCCGCAGCAGCTGATGGGTGAAGCCGTTGGTTACATCGCGGACAAACTCGACAAAGATCTCGGTATCGAAGAACTGGCGGGGTATCTCGGAATCAGCTGCAGCTATTTCAGTTTGCTTTTCAAGAACCATCTGGGCATGACCTTTGTGGAATATGTCACCTCCAAGCGTATTGAAGCCGCCAAATACTTGTTAGTCCATAGTGAAAAAAGTATTACCCAAATCGGTTCTGGCATCGGCTATCACGAAAGGCGGTACTTTACAAAAGTATTCCAGCGGTATACCGGCATGACTCCTTCGGAATTCCGCGACCAAGCTAGGAACATCCCTGCTATATAAAATGGATTGAAGTCTGTTCTTCGTTCATCTCGGCCCATACGGCATTACACATGTGAAGACGTACCTTTACTTCGTTTTAATTTAAGTGATCTGGTTTTGTGAAGCTGGTTTTATGTGAGGATTTTGCAGAAAACGCTGGAATGGCTTTTTGCAAAATCCCGAACTTATATATAAAGGATGTGTAGAGAAATTGGATATTTCTAAACTTACATTGGAACAAAAAATCGGCCAAATGTTCATTTGCGGCTTTCATTCTCTGGTACCGGATGACCAAATCCGCAAACTGATTCAGGATTACCATCTGGGAGGCGTCATTTACTTTCGGCGTAATATTGATAAGCTGGAGCAGGTGGCCAGCCTGTCTGCTTCGCTTCAGAATTTAGCTGCGGCTAACGAGGATTTGCCGCTTTGGATTGCCATTGACCAGGAGGGCGGCATGGTGGCTCGTATTGACCATAAGAAGATGAGCCGAATTCCAGGAAATATGTCCCTTGGCGCAACGGATAACCCGGAATACAGCTATGAAGTATCCCTGATCAGCGCGGAAGAAATGCTTCAGCTCGGCATCAATATGAACTTTGCTCCATGTCTGGATGTGAACAACAACCCTCAAAATCCTGTAATTGGTGTAAGATCCTTTGGTGAGAACGCGGACAAGGTATCGGAGCATGGTGCAGCCGTAATCCGGGCGTTCCAGGAAAAGGGGATCTCTGCAGCAGCCAAGCATTTTCCAGGCCATGGAGATACCAGTGTAGACAGCCATATGGGGCTGGCGACCGTTGAACATGATCTGGACCGTCTGCAGCAGGTAGAACTGAAGCCTTTTATCAAGGCGATTCAGGAAGATGTGGATGTTATTATGACGGCTCATGTAATCTTCCCGGCGATTGAGTCCGAGCCTATTCCAGCGACGTTGTCCAGATCTGTATTAACCGGACTGCTGCGAGAGGATTTGGCCTACAAGGGTATTATTGTTACAGATTGCCTCGAAATGCATGCCATTGCCAAATTCTTTGGCGTTGGTGAAGGTGCTGTTAAGGCGATAGAGGCTGGTTCAGACGTTGTGCTTGTAAGCCATACGCTCAGTGACCAGATAGAGGCGTTCGAAGCGGTCAAAAGCGCTGTACTGAGTGGACGAATCAGTGAAAATACGATTGATCGAGCTGTCGAACGTATTTTGGCCCTCAAGCAAAAACGTATTGCCGATCTGCCGGCATCGGATGCATCGCCTGTATTTCTTGAAAGACATGAAAAGCCTGAGGTGGACCGCCTGCTGAAGGAGGTATCTCTGAAGAGCGTGACGCTCGTCAAAGACCAAGGACAGCTTCCGTTAAACATAAATGAAAAAGTACTCGTGATTTGGCCTGAAGTTCGTTCCGAAACACAGGTCGATGAGCCTTGGACCGAGGTTGTGACGCTGGGTGATGCCCTCGCAGGGTGGATGAAGGATGTTCAAGAAATCCGCATAAGCGCCGAGCCGGATCAGGAAGAAATCGAGAAGGTTCTGAACGCTGCTTCATCATGCGCTCAAGTGGTGTTGGCAACATACACCGCTGGAAGCTCCCTCCCTGAGGGTCAGCGTGCTTTGGCAGAACAACTGCTGCAGCAGAACCACAGCAAGTTGATTGCTGCTTCTACACGAAATCCCTATGATTTGAACGATATTCCCGGCATTCCCGCTTATCTGTGCTGTTATGAGAATACGCCTTATTTCATGGAGGCTCTGGCTTCCATTCTGGCAGGTCAAAGTAAAGCGGAAGGCAAACTTCCTGTCAGCCTTGATGAGCCCAATATGGTAAGTGCAAACTAGCATTATCCATGCTTTTATGGCAAGCTGCTTCAAACTTTGCAAGGGCGGAAGTTTCCTTCAGTTGAAGGAAACTTCCGTTTTTCACATTATTGGAAGCAGGAGAGCAACTTTTCAACAAAATATGCGTCTAATACTATGTCTATTAGAGGGCGAGATACAAAAATGGAAGCATAAAGGAGTCTGTACATGAATTTCAAAAAACTGACAATGATTGCTGTGTTAGCTGTAGCTCAGACTGCACTCGTCATTCCGGCCGCTGGCGCGGAAGGTGCGAATACAGTTCAGCCTGAAACCATTCAGGGCATCAACATGAATGCAGCAAACAACCCAGACAGCACGTCAAACGCGCAACCGGGTAACACAGCAGGAATTGCTGGCAATTCCACCAGTGAAAAAACGCAAAACGAGAACACTGGGGACAACCAGACCAACACAGGGGGAACAAACGGAGAAAACGGTACTTCGAGTACGGATAACTCCGGCAAAACAGGCAATGACACACCAACATCCACATCCTCTCAGGACGGTAATCAAGATACTGCAAACGGTACTGATACCACGGGTGATGGCAGTACAACCGGAGGAGATAAAGGCGAAACAACTCCGGGAACGACATCCGAGCAAGCGGGCGATTCGGAGGTAACAAAAGGAATTACATCTCAGGCAGGTGCTAATCAGCTGATCCTGATGATGAACAGTAACAAAATGTACCAGGATGGCAAGCTCTTCCTTGCAGGTCAGCCTATGGCTGTGAAAAATGGTGTTTCCTATGTAGCCATTCGGGCAATGGTAGAACGCGTGGGTCTAAAGCTTACTTATGATGGCAAGACGAAGGAAACGATCATCATCAAGGATGGTAAGGAGCTTCGCTTTAAAACCAACAGCAATGTTTATCGTGTTAACGGCGAATCCAAGCCGATGAAAGGACCATCCTATCAACAAAATAATACATTTATGGTTCCACTGACTTCGATCACTCAAGCGCTGAACATTCCGTATACGGTGGATCAGGCGAACAAGAGAGTCATTCTGTCACTTTCAACAAAGCCGGTAGCCGCATTTACCGTTCAGCCTTCTGATATATTTGCAGGTGAAACGAATGTTAGTTACACGACACAATCAAAAACCTCGAATGGTTTGCAAATTGTGGATGAGCGTTGGGAAGGCAAGCAGGATATTTTCGAAGAGGTTGGCACTCATAAGATTACTCATTATGTGCAAGATTCCAGCGGACAATGGAGTGATCCATACACCGTCACCATCAATGTTCTGAAAGCGAATGAGCCGCCAGTGGCTAACTTTACAACAGACAAAGACGAATACAAGATGGGTGAATTGGTAAATATCACAGATCTGAGTACCGATGATGAGAATGCAATTGTGGATCGCCAGTGGATGAATGACCGCAAGGCATTTTTTACCCCGGGTCCTATAACCATTCGCCTCACGGTCACAGATAAGCATGGTGCCGTCGGGGAATTCCAGAAGACTATCACCATTACGAATGAAACGCTATATACCGAGGATGATTTCAATAAGCTGTTTATTCCGGTAGGCGACAAATATACCTTTGATGGAACCAAGGTGCCATCGTGGAAGAACATGGACTTTACATTCACATCAGAGCCGGCCACTTTGATCCGCAGCAACAGCCCTGAAACCGTGTACTCGGAAGGGTTGCTGTATAAGGAAACAGCGCTTGGCAGCACACGCTTTATGCTTCATCATGTGAATTCAACCGGTAAAAACGAGAAGCTGTACGTTATCGCAACCAATACGTACACGGATAGACCAGCGCAGATTACCATGCAAAACTTTGGCATTGGCGGTCCAAATCCTTATCCGGAATTGACGGGAAAGACATCTATTGAGCGGTATTTCCAATCGATGCAGGATCAATCGGCTCGTCAGGTTATTAATCTGGCACCGGGTGAAAGCAAAGTGATTATGACGGATGTGAATAAAACGAAAATGAAGCCGGGCGATACGATTTCTGCCCTTGCTGATGCATTCAGTGATTATCCGGTTCAATACAGCGTGATCATGATCGATGAAAACAAGGATCCGCTTCAAACTTTGCCATATCTCACAAGCCTCGAACGCGATGTTCATAATCGTGGGACTTATCCGGATTCTGTCCGTTTGATCCGTTATGATGAGCCTGTCGGTAGTACTCCATCCCGGTTGGTTCTTGGAGACAACAAAGCTGACCCGAACCTAATAGGGCTTGACGGCATTTACGGAACGGAGACCTCTAATGCCGGTAACTTTGGGGTATTGTACAAAATTACATTTAGCCGTGTCGCACCACATACCTTGATAACGCTGAACCCTCGTGGAGGTCTTTACAACGGTATTGTGACTGTGAATGGTCAAGTCATTCAGGTAGCCAATAAAGCGGCGGTAAGCGCGCCGAATGAGAACAGCGTTCTATACCGTACAGGTGACTTTGAGCAGAATGTGGAGATCATGTATACTCCATCGCCAGGAAGCAACTTGCCGATCAATTTGCTCCTGATGCCTTTGCCACAGGAAAAATAATCTTCATGAGAATTGCAGTCCTTATGGGATAAAACCAATAATTATTAGCTGCCTCAGCATCGAATATTAGATGTCTGGGGCAGCTTTCTTTATTAAATATGAGGAAATATGAAGTGTGAATGGTTAACAAGAGGTTATAAAGATGAGTTATACCAGCGATGAAGGAAATATAGAGACAAAAATGGCGGCTCAGCAGTCCACAATAGACTGCCGATCCGCCATTTTCGCAATGTTTCTAAGAGCTCCGGCTCCGCCATAACAGGTAAATGAAGAACGGAGCACCTACGGCGGAAGTAAACACGCCAACCGGGATATCCAACGGGCTAAATAAGTTCCGCGCCAACACATCGGCCAGCACAACGATAAATGCTCCGCACAGACCGCTCGCGGGCAGCAAGGAACCGTAAGAAGAACCAATAAGCTTTCTGGCAATATGCGGGGACAAAAGCGCAATGAAGCCAATTGCACCACCGACGGAGATACCGGCACCGGCAAGACCGACAGCTGTGAAAATCAGCAAGGTCCGGTCCTTTTCCACGCTGCTTCCCGCGCCTGCAGCCAGGTCATCACCAAGCTGGAGCATATTGATTCGACGGGCAAAGGCAAGACTTAAACATCCGAGTATGACAAACCACGGTAAAATCATGTTCACATGCTTCCACGAGCTGCCATACACGCTGCCGAGGAGCCAGTTAAAGGCCTTTTGGGCAACATCGGTCGGCCCGGTAACAAGCAGCATCGTGGAAATCGAAGAGGCTACAGAGCCGATCCCAACGCCAACGAGAACAAGCATCAATGGATTGACACCTTTTTTCCAGGACAAGGCATAGATCAGCAGCGTGGTGAGTGCCGCACCTACGAAAGCCGCGGGTGGCAGCCAGAACACGCTTGCAGAAGGGATGAGCGTAATGACGGCCGTGGCTGCAAGTGAAGCACCGCTCGTTACACCCATAACATCCGGAGATGCGAGAGGGTTACGGATGAGCCCTTGAGTGATTGCACCCGACATCGCCAGACAGGCACCAACCATCGCGCCGACCAGGACACGTGGCAGACGAAGCTTTTGTACCACGACCACATCAAGTGAATCACCTTGTCCGAAAATGCCTTGCACGACGGCCCAAGGATTTACATATTTTGTTCCGAATCCGACGCTTACGATCATGGCCAGGAGCAGAAGAACGGCCAATCCGGCAAGAACAAGAATTTGTCTTTTACTCGTTAGAAAGGAAATTTGGCTTCCTTTAATACGAACGGCAATCGGTTCTTTGGATTTGGTTGAACGGCTCATTTTTTTAACAGCCCCTTTCTAGCAGCGTGAATAAAGAAAGGAACGCCGATAATGGCGGTCATGACACCAATTGGAATTTCACGCGGCATCGCAATAAACCGGGCGGCAATATCCGCCAGCAGCAATAGAATACCACCCAAAATCGCACTATACGGAATAAGCCAC
Encoded here:
- the pflB gene encoding formate C-acetyltransferase; this encodes MSVLEKDVQNMQSGWKGFKKGKWTKAVNVNDFIESNINPYEGNEEFLAGPTNNTTELWKIVSDLTKKERDNGGVLDVDVNTVSTIVSHQPGYLDKDKEQIVGVQTDAPFKRSIQPFGGIRMMIDACKAYGFELPEEMIKTFTDIRKTHNQGVFDAYTTDMRAARKAGIITGLPDAYGRGRIIGDYRRVSLYGVDFLIKEKKQELMELEVDVIDEDVIRLREELSEQIRALGELKQMAAMHGYDISKPAQNAKEAFQWLYFGYLAAIKEQNGAAMSLGRVSSFLDIYIERDLAEGVLSEDQAQELVDHFVMKLRIVKFLRTPDYNELFSGDPTWVTESIGGMSSNGQTRVTKNSFRFLHTLYNLGPAPEPNLTVLWSEQLPEGFKKYCSKVSIETSSIQYENDDLMRPIYGDDYGIACCVSAMRIGKQMQFFGARANLAKCLLYAINGGIDEKSGDQVGPEYPTITAEVLEYDEVIKRFKPMMEWLAKLYMNTLNVIHFMHDKYSYERIEMALHDRDILRTMACGIAGLSVAADSLSAIKFAKVKPVRNEKGIAVDFEIEGEYPCYGNNDDRVDSIAVELVETFMSMIRKHKAYRNAMPTQSVLTITSNVVYGKKTGTTPDGRKAGEPFAPGANPMHGRDKKGALASLSSVAKLPYEDSLDGISNTFSIVPKALGKEPEVRKSNLVAMLDGYFGSKAHHLNVNVFDREQLIDAMDHPENYPQLTIRVSGYAVNFVKLTREQQLDVINRTFHGSM
- the pflA gene encoding pyruvate formate-lyase-activating protein; translated protein: MIKGHIHSMETFGTVDGPGIRFVLFMQGCLLKCEYCHNPDTWALNEGKEMTVEDALAEIEPYLNYYRSSGGGLTVSGGEPTLQSHFVAELFKEVKNRWNLHTTLDSNGFNEAERIHQLLEVTDLVLLDIKHIDDEKHIKLTGKSNERTLRTAQWLSDHGRKMWIRHVYVPGIHDQEEDLINLGRFIGTLKGVEKFEILPYHQMGIYKWEALGKEYPLQGVPSPTEEEVQRAYRLIEEGRKQTAAVS
- a CDS encoding extracellular solute-binding protein, whose amino-acid sequence is MKIKRSLILLMSFCMVSSLLLSACENTQTNVNASTTAKTKDEESHKAEPFELTLRHTQIGKDKEKRFAILNDVVKKVESEVEGLTFRLDGVESDVNRKEKLRGEMAAGNPPDIFDLFGSPDSKIYAKEGKLLDLTPIIEELGIKDKFSSLEPFTYEGEVYGLPIGGSAEGFFYNKEYFNKKGWKPPTTFAELEQMLAEIKADGRVPIAAASKDGWVPLMLTNHLWSRYAGPDITAKFASGEAKWTDPNVIKAFAKHQEWENKGYFKKGELGYEYPEYTTQFTDGTAILMYDGTWKSSVFKKGESGAAMVGKVGFFNLPPLEGGVGDQASLMFNVNNGYGFSAAVAKDPRKLEAVKSFIKNMFNEDMQIRGLVEDGVLPAMNLDVSVLASSLNDTLMKEIVDVLENAHTKFAAFDSLIQTDVTSEISNVQIQKLISNQTTPKKMAEALQKVQNEANALAE
- a CDS encoding sensor histidine kinase; the protein is MNLRIKLFTAFVVLIIVPLCILGVVTYIVSSHSIEEKYSRQTEYSLKAISYSISTVLKQMDNVTDNGIATSVFHMALAAKDPTKQDLNAEQLSLNNSQRNFRSLLYNHPAISYAFLYNLNGSGKNSNVSIFTKENFTTMPFEDFKKQPLYKEVMDLNGVPKWIAPHEYPELTGTEPVFTQIRLIKELSYFKNIGILVVQIKNWDIESIFHNLSPTQSMQSTEFMLVNDDGLILYDPNKAFEGQQLSTVMKKPVKFGSGYQSFKTDFHDEKSIVSIYHLKDYSWNLVSVTSWKSLSKETLVFAQWFIGITLLCLLAAITFNMVFMRRITGSIAVIVRFMRKVEGGDFNVRVEDRGKDELHILAKGFNDLVDQINSLFKQINTKQKQKTQAELRVLQAQIKPHFLFNTLESINVLAIQNEGVKVSEMVHRLGSILRISIQDKEEIPLDQEIEHLQSYLEIQKFRFDDLFDYEIDIPPELRRRSVLKLTLQPLVENCIQHGFEGIAYTGHIHISCWADQGRIILQVQDNGIGMEPNQLLKFQYMKTDKEDVADRKDQVRYLYEERRGLGVRSVADRIRIHYGEQYGLFICSSHLTGTIIQCVIPDAEWRDWNDS